A DNA window from Amycolatopsis sp. DSM 110486 contains the following coding sequences:
- a CDS encoding beta-glucosidase, producing MTTETAPEPWRDPRLPVAERVRDLVARMTTREKVAQLSGIWVGMDSGGEVAPHQHDFAHDPPDWDALVPHGVGQLTRAFGTRPVDPEIGARGLARTQEEIVARGRFGIPAVVHEECLTGLAAWQATVYPAPLCWGASFDPDLVWRMAEKIGRTMRALGVHQGLAPVLDVARDLRWGRVEETIGEDPYLVGTIGAAYVAGLESVGIVATLKHFAGYSASKAGRNLAPVSVGPREFADVLLPPFEHALRAGARSVMNSYTDLDGLPAAADPELLTTLLRERYGFTGTVVSDYFSVAFLHALHHVATGAADAAGQALSAGIDVELPTVDCYGTPLLAALADGSVEESLVDRAVYRVLTQKFELGLLDPEWSPHPAVTELDDAESRALARELAERSVVLLSNTGALPLRSGVRLAVVGPRADEPGAMLGCYSFPMHVGVHHPDVPFGLDVPTVAEALRESFDVTFAEGCGVTGGTDEDLAAAVEAAAAADVCVTVLGDRAGLFGGGTSGEGCDASDLRLPGRQEELLEAVLATGTPVVLVLLSGRPYELSRQVERLAAVVCGFYPGEEGAAALAGVLTGRVEPSGRLPVSFPAAGATQPSTYLGAALAARSDVSSVDPTPVFPFGHGLTYHPATWVSVAGGPVWPADGSCRVSVTLHNPHDTETSEVVQVYLHDPVAEVARPLRQLIAAPRVPLPPGQTRVVHLDLHADLASYTGRAGDRIVDTGPVELLVGPSSAVAHTVLAVPITGSRRVLGFDRVLQPRVTVVPG from the coding sequence GTGACGACCGAGACCGCGCCCGAGCCCTGGCGCGACCCGCGGCTGCCCGTGGCCGAGCGTGTCCGCGATCTCGTGGCCCGGATGACCACGCGCGAGAAAGTGGCGCAGCTGTCGGGAATCTGGGTCGGCATGGACTCCGGTGGCGAGGTCGCGCCGCATCAGCACGACTTCGCCCACGACCCGCCGGACTGGGACGCGCTCGTGCCGCACGGGGTCGGGCAGCTGACCCGCGCGTTCGGCACGCGGCCGGTCGACCCGGAGATCGGCGCGCGGGGACTCGCGCGGACGCAGGAGGAGATCGTGGCGCGCGGGCGCTTCGGCATCCCCGCCGTGGTGCACGAGGAGTGCCTCACGGGCCTGGCGGCGTGGCAGGCCACGGTGTACCCGGCGCCGCTGTGCTGGGGCGCGAGCTTCGACCCGGACCTCGTGTGGCGCATGGCCGAGAAGATCGGGCGGACGATGCGGGCCCTCGGCGTGCACCAGGGGCTGGCGCCGGTGCTGGACGTCGCGCGGGACCTGCGCTGGGGCCGCGTCGAGGAGACCATCGGCGAGGACCCGTACCTCGTCGGCACGATCGGCGCGGCCTACGTCGCCGGGCTCGAGTCGGTCGGGATCGTCGCGACGCTCAAGCACTTCGCGGGCTACTCCGCGTCCAAGGCCGGGCGCAACCTCGCGCCGGTGTCGGTCGGGCCGCGCGAGTTCGCCGACGTGCTGCTGCCGCCGTTCGAGCACGCGCTGCGCGCCGGGGCGCGGTCGGTGATGAACTCCTACACCGACCTCGACGGGCTGCCGGCCGCGGCCGACCCGGAACTGCTCACCACGCTGCTGCGCGAGCGCTACGGGTTCACCGGCACGGTGGTGTCCGACTACTTCTCCGTGGCGTTCCTGCACGCCCTGCACCACGTCGCCACCGGAGCGGCGGACGCGGCGGGGCAGGCGCTGAGCGCGGGCATTGACGTCGAACTGCCCACAGTGGACTGTTACGGCACGCCGCTCCTGGCCGCGCTGGCCGACGGCAGCGTCGAGGAGTCTCTTGTGGACCGTGCGGTGTACCGCGTGCTGACGCAGAAGTTCGAGCTGGGCCTGCTGGATCCCGAGTGGTCGCCCCACCCGGCCGTGACCGAGCTGGACGACGCCGAGTCGCGGGCGCTCGCGCGAGAGCTTGCCGAGCGGTCGGTGGTGCTGCTGTCGAACACCGGAGCGTTGCCGCTGCGTTCCGGTGTTCGGCTGGCGGTCGTGGGCCCCCGCGCGGACGAACCGGGCGCGATGCTCGGCTGCTACTCGTTCCCGATGCACGTCGGCGTCCACCACCCGGACGTGCCGTTCGGCCTCGACGTGCCCACGGTCGCCGAGGCGCTGCGGGAGTCGTTCGACGTCACCTTCGCCGAGGGCTGCGGCGTCACCGGCGGCACGGACGAAGACCTCGCCGCGGCCGTCGAGGCGGCCGCGGCGGCGGACGTCTGCGTAACCGTGCTCGGCGACCGGGCGGGCCTGTTCGGCGGCGGCACCTCCGGCGAAGGCTGCGACGCCTCGGACCTGCGCCTGCCCGGCCGGCAGGAGGAACTGCTCGAAGCGGTGCTGGCGACGGGCACACCCGTGGTGCTGGTGCTGCTGTCCGGCCGGCCCTATGAGCTCTCGCGCCAGGTCGAGCGCCTGGCGGCCGTCGTGTGCGGGTTCTACCCCGGGGAAGAGGGCGCGGCGGCGCTCGCCGGGGTGCTCACGGGCCGGGTCGAGCCGTCGGGCCGCCTGCCGGTGAGCTTCCCCGCCGCCGGGGCGACCCAGCCGTCGACCTACCTCGGCGCGGCGCTGGCCGCGCGCAGCGACGTCAGTTCGGTCGACCCCACGCCCGTGTTCCCGTTCGGACACGGTCTCACCTACCACCCGGCCACGTGGGTCTCGGTGGCCGGCGGGCCCGTGTGGCCGGCCGACGGCTCGTGCCGGGTGAGCGTGACGCTGCACAACCCGCACGACACGGAGACGTCGGAAGTCGTGCAGGTCTACCTCCACGATCCGGTCGCCGAGGTCGCACGTCCGCTGCGGCAGCTGATCGCCGCGCCGCGCGTGCCGCTCCCGCCCGGACAGACCCGCGTGGTGCACCTGGACCTGCACGCGGACCTCGCCTCCTACACCGGGCGGGCCGGCGACCGGATCGTCGACACCGGGCCGGTGGAGCTGCTCGTGGGCCCGTCGAGCGCCGTCGCGCACACCGTGCTGGCGGTGCCGATCACGGGATCGCGGCGCGTCTTGGGGTTCGACCGCGTGCTCCAGCCGCGGGTCACGGTGGTCCCCGGCTGA
- a CDS encoding YggT family protein yields the protein MSLIGTLVGYVLTVFILLLIARMILDWTRLATTGPPWLGKARYYSHRATEPVIAPVRRVLRPVRAGGLSIDLAFTVVFFAAVIVRSIAFAL from the coding sequence ATGAGCCTGATCGGAACGCTGGTCGGGTACGTGCTGACCGTGTTCATCCTGCTGCTGATCGCGCGCATGATCCTGGACTGGACGCGCCTGGCGACGACCGGGCCGCCCTGGCTCGGGAAAGCGCGCTACTACAGCCACCGCGCGACCGAGCCCGTGATCGCCCCCGTGCGCCGCGTGCTGCGACCCGTGCGCGCCGGCGGGCTGTCGATCGATCTCGCGTTCACCGTGGTGTTCTTCGCGGCGGTGATCGTGCGGTCGATCGCGTTCGCCCTGTGA
- a CDS encoding alpha/beta hydrolase, producing the protein MTQVLPVLPQTAPPDPEPAAGRVLYRDAVVAPLLGYRPLLLDLAVPAGPPPPTGWPVVVFVHGGAFAVGSPKHAPLGRYLAERLPAAGFAVGLVHFRHSREAVYPAQLHDVKAAVRWLRQHHTTLALDPERFAAWGHAAGGHLAVMLAVTGGRPELEGDIGVLGPDSRVQAAVAWSPPSDFTRLPPPPPSSPFHATGEDPHAWLLGGAPAQHPALAAAASPLTHVSESAAPLLVVHGTADDVVPITQSETLVATYWQAGADAEFRWLEDAGHIYGLGTRETMTTAGIDFLREQLGAPSPRTRSAEHHSVQQN; encoded by the coding sequence GTGACCCAGGTGCTCCCCGTTCTCCCGCAGACGGCCCCGCCAGACCCCGAGCCCGCCGCCGGCCGGGTGCTCTACCGCGACGCCGTGGTCGCGCCCCTGCTCGGCTACCGGCCGCTGCTGCTCGACCTCGCCGTGCCGGCCGGTCCGCCGCCGCCCACCGGGTGGCCGGTGGTCGTGTTCGTGCACGGCGGCGCGTTCGCCGTGGGTTCGCCCAAGCACGCGCCGCTCGGCCGGTACCTCGCGGAGCGCCTGCCCGCGGCCGGGTTCGCCGTGGGCTTAGTCCACTTCAGACACAGCCGCGAAGCGGTGTACCCGGCACAGCTGCACGACGTGAAGGCCGCGGTGCGCTGGCTGCGTCAACACCACACGACGCTGGCGCTGGACCCGGAGCGGTTCGCCGCGTGGGGCCACGCCGCGGGCGGGCACCTCGCGGTGATGCTCGCCGTGACCGGCGGCCGGCCGGAGCTGGAAGGCGACATCGGCGTGCTCGGCCCGGACAGCCGCGTGCAGGCGGCCGTGGCGTGGAGCCCGCCGTCGGACTTCACGCGGCTGCCGCCGCCTCCGCCAAGCTCACCGTTCCACGCCACCGGGGAAGACCCGCACGCGTGGCTTCTCGGCGGCGCGCCCGCGCAGCACCCGGCGCTCGCCGCCGCGGCCAGCCCGCTCACGCACGTGAGCGAGTCGGCCGCGCCGCTGCTGGTCGTGCACGGCACCGCCGACGACGTCGTGCCCATCACCCAGAGCGAAACCCTCGTCGCCACGTACTGGCAGGCAGGCGCCGATGCCGAGTTCAGGTGGCTCGAGGACGCCGGCCACATCTACGGTCTCGGTACCCGCGAAACCATGACCACCGCGGGCATCGACTTCCTCCGCGAACAGCTCGGCGCTCCGAGCCCGAGGACCCGGAGCGCCGAACACCACAGCGTCCAACAGAACTGA
- a CDS encoding SDR family NAD(P)-dependent oxidoreductase, with protein sequence MDLRLAGRKALVTGGTKGIGRAVVASLAGEGAAVAFCARTESEVRATEKEFRDAGATVSGEAVDVADGAALTAWVERAAADLNGLDIVVANVSALAIGPTEENWRSSFEVDLMHTVRVAETALPHLERSEAGSIIAISSVSGREIDFAAPAYGTMKAAVVHYIQGLALQLAPKGIRANTVSPGNTYFEGGIWHSTESGNPELFNQALGLNPMGRMGTPEEIAYAVTVLASPLASFITGTNLVADGALTRGVQL encoded by the coding sequence ATGGATCTGCGGCTGGCCGGGCGCAAAGCCCTGGTGACCGGCGGTACCAAGGGGATCGGGCGCGCGGTCGTCGCCTCGCTCGCGGGTGAGGGCGCCGCGGTGGCGTTCTGCGCGCGTACCGAATCCGAGGTGCGCGCCACCGAGAAGGAGTTCCGCGACGCCGGCGCGACGGTGTCGGGCGAGGCCGTGGACGTCGCCGACGGCGCGGCGCTGACCGCGTGGGTCGAGCGTGCCGCGGCCGACCTGAACGGCCTCGACATCGTCGTGGCGAACGTCAGCGCCCTGGCCATCGGCCCGACCGAGGAGAACTGGCGCTCCAGCTTCGAGGTCGACCTCATGCACACGGTGCGCGTCGCCGAGACCGCGCTGCCGCACCTGGAACGCAGCGAGGCCGGCTCGATCATCGCCATCTCGAGCGTCTCGGGCCGCGAGATCGACTTCGCCGCCCCCGCGTACGGGACGATGAAGGCCGCCGTCGTGCACTACATCCAGGGCCTGGCGCTGCAGCTGGCGCCGAAGGGCATCCGCGCCAACACGGTGTCGCCCGGCAACACCTACTTCGAGGGCGGCATCTGGCACAGCACCGAGAGCGGCAACCCGGAGCTGTTCAACCAGGCACTGGGTCTCAACCCGATGGGCCGCATGGGCACGCCGGAGGAGATCGCCTACGCGGTGACCGTGCTGGCCAGCCCGCTGGCGTCGTTCATCACCGGCACCAACCTGGTGGCCGACGGCGCTCTCACCCGGGGTGTGCAGCTGTAG
- a CDS encoding acetamidase/formamidase family protein codes for MEIVEFTPEREQYAWTFGGVAPIRTVKPGTVLKLWTEDAFSGRLQSASDKPSEKLDMREVNPQTGPFFVDGAEPGDTLALHFVDLEPARDWAASATIPFFGGLTATDRTAMLHEPLPELTWIYQLDREKQIVVFEALRGDFRVDLPVEPMLGTVGVAPAGREVRTSLVPDMFGGNMDTPEMKAGATCYLGVNVPGALFSVGDGHYRQGEGEACGTAVEGAMNVTLIVELIKGGAPVWPRIEQDENYVVVASSRPLEDAWRSSQHGMIGWLGELYGLDPLDAYQLLTQISQAPLANVVDANYSAVTKIAKRLLPTGEAYGGMHRYLREQAAKL; via the coding sequence GTGGAGATCGTCGAGTTCACCCCCGAGCGCGAGCAATACGCCTGGACCTTTGGCGGGGTCGCCCCCATCCGGACGGTGAAGCCCGGCACGGTGTTGAAACTCTGGACCGAGGACGCGTTCAGCGGCCGGCTGCAGAGCGCGTCGGACAAACCGAGTGAAAAACTCGACATGCGGGAGGTCAACCCGCAGACGGGACCGTTCTTTGTGGACGGCGCGGAACCCGGTGACACACTCGCGCTGCACTTCGTGGACCTGGAACCGGCGCGCGACTGGGCCGCGTCGGCGACCATCCCGTTCTTCGGCGGCCTCACCGCCACCGACCGCACCGCGATGCTGCATGAACCGCTGCCGGAGCTGACCTGGATCTACCAGCTCGACCGCGAGAAGCAGATCGTGGTGTTCGAGGCACTGCGCGGCGACTTCCGCGTGGACCTGCCGGTGGAACCGATGCTCGGCACGGTCGGCGTCGCCCCGGCCGGGCGTGAGGTGCGCACGTCGCTGGTGCCGGACATGTTCGGCGGCAACATGGACACGCCCGAGATGAAGGCGGGCGCGACCTGTTACCTCGGCGTGAACGTGCCGGGCGCGCTGTTCTCGGTCGGCGACGGGCACTACCGCCAGGGCGAGGGCGAGGCCTGTGGCACGGCCGTGGAAGGCGCCATGAACGTGACGCTGATCGTCGAGCTGATCAAGGGCGGTGCGCCGGTGTGGCCGCGCATCGAGCAGGACGAGAACTACGTGGTGGTCGCTTCCTCACGCCCGCTGGAAGACGCATGGCGCTCGAGCCAGCACGGCATGATCGGCTGGCTCGGCGAGCTCTACGGGCTCGACCCGCTCGACGCCTACCAGCTGCTCACGCAGATCAGCCAGGCCCCGCTGGCCAACGTCGTCGACGCGAACTACAGCGCCGTCACCAAGATCGCCAAGCGCTTGCTGCCCACGGGCGAGGCGTACGGCGGAATGCACCGGTACCTGCGCGAGCAGGCCGCGAAGCTCTAG